AAAAGTCGAAATTGAAGATACAGCAGCTTTTGAAGCGTGGAAAAAAACAAATGTAATTCCGCAAAAACAAGTGGGTTATGTAGCTATAGGAATCAAAGTTCAATTAGGTGATTTTTATACCGATAAAGCGAGAGAATTAGCGCATTTGATAAAAAATTATGCAGCAAACGAATTGCGTTTTACGTTGCGTCAAGATATTTTAATTCGTCACGTAAAAGAGGAAAACCTTCCTTTCTTTTACCAAGAATTAGCCAAATTAGATTTTGTAACCACAGGCTACAACACGATTGCTGATATTACAGCTTGTCCTGGAACTGATACGTGTAACTTAGGAATTGCGAGCAGTACCGGAATTGCAGTAGAGTTAGAACGTGTTTTAACTGCTGAATATCCGCAGTACAGCAACAACCGCGAAATTACTATTAAAATTAGTGGTTGTATGAACGCTTGCGGGCAACACAATATGGCCGAAATTGGCTTTCAAGGAATGTCAATCAATGCGGGTAAATTAGTAGCCCCAGCCTTGCAAGTTTTATTAGGAGGAGGAAATTTAGGAAATGGAAACGGAAGATTCTCTGATAAAGTAATCAAAATCCCGAGCCGAAGAGGACCAGATGCTTTGCGATTGATTTTAAATGATTTCGAAGCCAATGCAAACGGACAATCGTTCTTGAATTATTATGACGCTCAAGGCGAAAAATATTTTTACGAATTTTTGAAACCATTAGCTGATGTAACCAATCTAACCGAAGCTGATTTTATTGACTGGGGAAATGCAGATAATTATGTAAAAGCAGTTGGAGTAGGAGAATGTGCGGGAGTTGTAATTGACTTGGTAGCAACCTTATTATTTGAAGCGAAAGAAAAATTGACTTTTGCTCAAGAAGCTTTTGAAGATGCAAAATGGTCGGATGCAATTTATTTGGCGTACGCCGGATTTGTCAATGGAGCCAAAGCATTATTACTGGCTGAAAACCAAAAAACAAACCACCAAGCGGGAATTATCGACTTGTTTGATACCGTTTTTGTGGCTACAAATACAATTCAATTGCAATCTTCTTTGCGTGAACTTGTGTATCAAATCAATCAAAATGAACCTTCTGCTGAATTTGCTAAAAAGTACATTCAAGATGCCATTGTGTTTTTTGATGCCATCGAAGCGTATAGAAATAAAGACTTAGCTGATGCTTAAAAAGAAACTACCCATCGTAACATTAGTTGGTGCGGGTCCTGGAGATCCGGATTTACTGACGATCAAAGGAGCCAAAGCATTAGCAGAAGCGGATGTGGTATTGTACGACGCCTTGGCTAACGAGGAGATTTTGACGTATGCTCCCA
This portion of the Flavobacterium sp. CECT 9288 genome encodes:
- a CDS encoding nitrite reductase gives rise to the protein MESFRTEIEDPIVQKDIIDLERKIALFRDGKIDDERFRSLRLARGVYGQRQEGVQMIRIKLPFGKVTSEQLLRITKVSDEYSTGRLHITTRQDIQIHYVSLDRTPQLWAELEKDDVTLREACGNTVRNITASETAGIDPEEPFDVSPYAHAMFQFFLRNPVCQEMGRKFKMSFSSSDKDTGLSYLHDLGFIPKIVDGIKGFKVMLGGGLGSQPSHAELLTEFIPANQIIPTTEGILRIFDRYGERAKRLKARLKFLLKEIGKDEFLRLVDEEKKALSHQTVEIDTTAFEGAIGTPLLEVPKVEIEDTAAFEAWKKTNVIPQKQVGYVAIGIKVQLGDFYTDKARELAHLIKNYAANELRFTLRQDILIRHVKEENLPFFYQELAKLDFVTTGYNTIADITACPGTDTCNLGIASSTGIAVELERVLTAEYPQYSNNREITIKISGCMNACGQHNMAEIGFQGMSINAGKLVAPALQVLLGGGNLGNGNGRFSDKVIKIPSRRGPDALRLILNDFEANANGQSFLNYYDAQGEKYFYEFLKPLADVTNLTEADFIDWGNADNYVKAVGVGECAGVVIDLVATLLFEAKEKLTFAQEAFEDAKWSDAIYLAYAGFVNGAKALLLAENQKTNHQAGIIDLFDTVFVATNTIQLQSSLRELVYQINQNEPSAEFAKKYIQDAIVFFDAIEAYRNKDLADA